Proteins encoded together in one bacterium window:
- a CDS encoding four helix bundle protein — MLNSFRELGVWQKAFDVAVAVGETVRTYPREDQWGLGRQTKEAAASVPASIAEGCGRGSRREYIQFLHIAHGSVCELQSHLLLAQSLGLAPPAALCALIESADEVARMLKGLIASLRQKEP, encoded by the coding sequence GTGCTGAACTCGTTTCGCGAACTCGGAGTCTGGCAGAAGGCTTTTGACGTTGCCGTCGCTGTGGGCGAGACCGTGCGTACGTACCCCCGCGAGGATCAGTGGGGGCTGGGACGCCAGACGAAGGAAGCGGCTGCCTCAGTACCGGCCAGTATCGCCGAAGGCTGCGGCCGTGGCAGTCGCAGGGAGTACATCCAGTTCCTGCACATCGCCCACGGTTCAGTGTGCGAGTTGCAGAGCCATCTGCTGTTGGCGCAGAGCCTCGGGCTGGCCCCGCCCGCCGCGTTGTGCGCACTCATCGAGTCGGCCGACGAAGTGGCCCGCATGCTGAAGGGCCTCATCGCCAGCCTCCGCCAGAAGGAGCCGTAG
- a CDS encoding Gfo/Idh/MocA family oxidoreductase, whose translation MRLAVIGLGIGKVHAQVISQLPELELVGVCDLRAEVAQDVAAQNGTQAFSDWREMVETARPEAVCLCTNPKTHLPLGLELARRGIHILCEKPMAPTVQQCLDLADGCAQAGAVLMIGQKKRFTPAFQFLKERLGGEFGRPLSLNYRYHLGQVPRDWFWEEEDGGGPILENSVHTFDALRYLIGEIRTIRGLGGNLLNPDRRPQLDVALGLLEFENGCIGAVELGTASEWTVADEELFIACEKAVVRSRGRFDRPSEIVCFDRAGTAPQALEVDYSAGNDARDFIAEITHFVDCIRTGQTPLVTGRDAARSIACCLAMKRAVREGRVVEVEEEWARED comes from the coding sequence ATGAGACTCGCTGTCATCGGCCTGGGCATCGGCAAGGTCCATGCGCAGGTCATCAGCCAACTGCCGGAGCTGGAACTCGTCGGCGTCTGCGACCTGCGCGCCGAGGTCGCCCAGGACGTCGCTGCCCAGAACGGGACGCAGGCCTTCAGCGACTGGCGTGAGATGGTCGAGACCGCCCGGCCGGAAGCCGTGTGCCTGTGCACCAACCCCAAGACCCATCTGCCCCTGGGACTGGAACTCGCCCGGCGCGGGATTCACATCCTGTGCGAGAAGCCCATGGCCCCGACGGTGCAACAGTGCCTCGATCTGGCGGACGGTTGTGCCCAGGCCGGAGCCGTGCTGATGATCGGCCAGAAGAAGCGGTTCACCCCCGCCTTCCAGTTCCTCAAGGAGCGCCTGGGCGGCGAGTTCGGCCGCCCCCTGTCGCTCAACTACCGCTACCACCTGGGGCAGGTGCCGCGCGACTGGTTCTGGGAGGAGGAGGACGGCGGCGGGCCAATCCTGGAGAACTCCGTCCACACCTTCGATGCCCTGCGCTACCTGATCGGGGAGATCAGGACCATCCGGGGCCTGGGCGGCAACCTGCTCAACCCCGACCGCCGCCCGCAGCTAGATGTCGCTCTGGGGCTGCTGGAGTTCGAGAACGGCTGTATCGGCGCGGTGGAGCTGGGCACGGCTTCGGAATGGACCGTGGCCGATGAGGAGCTGTTCATCGCCTGCGAGAAGGCCGTCGTGCGCAGCCGGGGGCGCTTCGACCGCCCGTCCGAGATCGTCTGCTTCGACCGCGCCGGCACCGCCCCGCAGGCCCTCGAGGTGGACTACTCCGCCGGGAATGACGCGCGCGACTTCATCGCCGAGATCACGCATTTCGTGGACTGCATCCGCACCGGCCAGACGCCGCTGGTCACCGG
- a CDS encoding YebC/PmpR family DNA-binding transcriptional regulator, whose protein sequence is MAGHSKWANTVHRKTRQDAKKSKIFAKMSRLITLAARDGGGNPDMNPRLRLIMDKARAAEMPADNIQHAIKRGTGEIEGVSYESAIYEGYGPSGIALMIEVLTDNKTRTVADLRRILKVDGGSMSEAGAVTWMFEQKGVIAVPKEKVDYDELFMAVVDAGAEDVIDDGESLEVRTEPKAFQQVYDALREMGIEFDRAEVTMVPTVTKEVNDEDAPKVLKLLDDINDNDDVQQVYSNFDISDEVLEKLEA, encoded by the coding sequence ATGGCCGGACACTCAAAATGGGCGAATACCGTCCACCGCAAGACGCGGCAGGACGCGAAGAAGTCCAAGATCTTTGCCAAGATGTCGCGCCTGATCACACTCGCAGCGCGCGACGGGGGCGGCAATCCCGACATGAACCCGCGGCTGCGCCTGATCATGGATAAGGCGCGCGCCGCCGAGATGCCGGCCGACAACATCCAGCACGCCATCAAGCGCGGTACGGGCGAGATCGAGGGCGTCAGCTACGAAAGCGCCATCTACGAGGGTTACGGCCCGTCCGGGATCGCGCTGATGATCGAGGTCCTCACCGACAACAAGACCCGCACGGTCGCTGACCTGCGCCGCATCCTCAAGGTGGACGGCGGCAGCATGAGCGAGGCCGGCGCGGTCACGTGGATGTTCGAGCAGAAGGGCGTCATCGCGGTCCCCAAGGAAAAGGTGGACTACGACGAGCTCTTCATGGCCGTGGTGGATGCCGGCGCCGAGGATGTCATTGATGATGGCGAAAGCCTCGAGGTCCGCACCGAGCCGAAGGCCTTCCAGCAGGTGTACGATGCCCTGCGCGAGATGGGCATCGAGTTTGACCGCGCGGAAGTCACGATGGTGCCGACGGTGACCAAGGAAGTCAACGACGAAGACGCCCCCAAGGTGCTCAAGCTGCTCGACGACATCAACGACAACGACGACGTGCAGCAGGTGTACAGCAACTTCGACATTTCGGACGAAGTGCTGGAGAAGCTCGAAGCGTAG